Genomic segment of Pochonia chlamydosporia 170 chromosome 1, whole genome shotgun sequence:
TGTGCAGCAATGCAGATTCCACACGTCTTTGTTTCGCGATCACAGAGAgctcaacatggccgacaTCGCCACCAGGACTGACTATTAACACTACGAAGAATATTACCACTTCATTTTCTGTACACTAATCTATCTAGCTTCAAACAGACTTTTATCCAACACTAGAAAGTCAACCCATCAGAATGCGATATTTAAAAAGTACCAGTCGTGGTGCAAACAACCTGCCTTGGTCAACGATGTCGcctgacaacattgacggcCGTAAACCTCTAGATAAGTGGTTTTTCGGTTGCTaagttgaagatgaacaTTTAACGAAAACGGCAAGTGATAATGAAGAAGTAATATAACTGGCTGAAGAAAATAATGCTTGCCTCCTTATAAAGTAGCAGCTATACACAAACACGCAAGTCTCGCATCACTCTCGCCTTGCGTAACACGTCAAATATAAACGGGCATGGTAATTGGCCCGCATGGAGATCAAACCGAGGCGATCGACCTATACAGAGTCTTTTTAGGAAACACTCTTCCCGATAAATAATTATCTATATTATCAGCGCACTGGCCTCGTGAAGAAACTCCCAATTGCTGCGCCACGCAATATACCCAATACTGGGAACGACCAAAAAGGCAGGTTATACCATAACTCGTGGCCGCGAGAGACGGAAGTTCAAGTATAAATGTAACTACTAGCCAACTCCAGGATATCTCTTTATTCTGCAAAGCAATCAACTCTAGTATCGTCTACAAAGAAATCTTCTCACGCAAAGTCGCCTACAGAAAGTCGTCAACAAGTTTCTCTAATACTATATTATCTACATACAGGAGAAGAGTTTCCCCATGTGCCAAATAATTGAAACATTTACAGGCCCCATGGAGCCAAAATATTGCATTGCTCACGTAGTGCCGTGTGTAGCAGTGCAAACCTCTGCCATAGAGCAAGCTGAAGGGAAAGATTTTCTCCCAGGAATGACCTATGCGGCAAATACTCCGTCGAATGTGATCAGCGCCATTgagccaagaccaacattACGCCACAAATTCAGCCGACGACAAAACCCATGATTCGTAAGACAGTATTGTCTGCTATAGATGTCTAATGTGCGTCTTTGGCTGAGAAACTAATGAATAGGCGCGTTGACTAGGGTTGAGATACCACTGATGCCGTTACCTAAGGGATGGTCATGTTCATGTCCCTGGAGGATATTCCGGGCGGCAAATAGAATGGTGTATATGCCATCCAAGTACTTGCGAACACGCCGGTAAGTTTATTTACAGTACTCACCTAAAAGAATGGCCACAGTCTTTGACTGCACACTATTTAATCTGGAAGGAGTCAGAATCAAATGGAGTGTGTGCCGCCTGTGGCGGCTGTAGTGAAAATATAAACAATCTCGGCCCTTGCTGGTGCCGTAAGCGAAATATGAGGCGGATGTCGTGATACAATTCAGCTATGTTCAAGGGATATGTGTGGCTTGaccttgttgatgacgaagatgcGTATTGTTCTTGAAATGGTATTGCGTCATCTACTTCATATGAGTTACTCTTCGGTTAAGTCATCTTAGGGTACAGTATTTTATGGTAGCGTAATATCAGAGTTGGTCAAACACGTATTTTACTCGACGATTAGGATGTTCCCTCTTGTTGCCGTCGGTACAGTATTGTAATCCCGTGTGACACGTCTTTCGTCCTGACGACCTTCCTCCTAAACACTCTTACACCATCATGGGAGCCAAATTCAGCTGCTTGATATACACCGACAAAACACTCTCAAGTTGGGCTCCAGGGAAAATATTGCCAAGTCACAGCTCATCCCCTAGTTCACGCCTAAAACCTACAAAGCAATTCCACTGGCAccaatctcaacaccacaagcCTCAAATCATCCGTCAGAAACTCCAGCTCGGCCCATCGACAAGCATCCGCGATAGTccgcaagccaccaacatcgcACCACATCACAAAAAGCACATCACCATCCGAATAACCAGTTCTAGACCCTCAGCTTCTCACCCAAACAAGTCATTCCAGCCGGAAACCCCATGTGAGCACTCACCAATCCTCCACCACGCTTCCCAGGCTTCCCAGGCTTCCCAGGCTTCCGcccccaaagccaacatctaCCCGTTTTCCCGCCATGCAGATCGCCAACTTtattgatgatgccaaataCGCCCCAATGGTGCAAAGGGTTGGCGAAATGGCGACATTCGCTGGCCCAATTCGCTCACGCTGCCAAGACCGGCTGACCGTGCCATTTAAGCTGGATGCCAAGCTTTTGTGGTCTGGCGGATCAAACAGCcacattttttttttaatatTGGCGCCCGTCTTTTTTATCTGTGGATGGGAGGACTTACACCACGATATGGATGGTTTGCCGTGTTTAtcatgttggtgctgatggcTTTGGGGGAATATCTTGGCGAAAATGGCTGACGACGTTAAAAGACGAGAAGGACCCGGGTTCAGTGATGTCTTGCTTGGCGGTTGAACTCAGCATATTGACTGCCTTTCATTCTCATTTTCTTTGCGAAATACTGAATTTGAAAGAGAATGTCTACTGAAAAAGAGATCGATTCGAATGTCCAGGTGCGGGAGGATGACACCgcaagtctggtggtgaaCTGGAcggcggaggaggaagcaAAAGCGAAGAGAAAGTAGGTGATTCCAGTCCCTTTACAAGTTCAAACTATTTTATGTTAACACAAAAAAATTACAGACTAgacctcatcatcatgccaATTCTCACCCTCGGCTTCTTCTGTCTTCGTAAGTCGACAACCTGTCAAACCTCCCAAAAGCACCACTCTAACAAACCCCAGAACTCGACCGCGGAAACAtggccaacgccatcacAGACAACTTCATGGGGGACGTCGGCATTAACCAGGACCAATTCAACGTTGGCCAACAAATGCTCTCCCTCGGCATCGTCCTCACCGAAATCCCCTCCAACATGATCCTCTACCGCGTCGGCCCAGGCAAATGGCTCACACTGcagctcttcctcttcggcaCCGTCAGCACATTTCAAGCCTTTCAGCGCGGATACGGCGCCTTCATCGCAACACGGTTCCTCTTGGGAATCACGGAATCCGGCTTCATCCCCGGTGGTCTCTGGACGCTGTCCACATGGTATACCCGCGATGAGACTGCCAAGCGAGTCATGGTATTCTACTTTGGCAATCAGATTGGTCAAGCGTCTGCAAAGTTACTCGCGTATGGAATCTTACACATGAGGGGTGTGGGCGGACAGCCAGGttggttctggttgtttgcgCTGATGGGGGCGTTTACGATTCTCAGCGGATTCATCTATGGATTCTTTTTGCCGGACTCGTTTCAGAAACCTAGGAGTACATTTTTGCCGAGGGTGTCTTGGTTCACGGAGCGGGAGTTGTATATCCTGCAGACGAGGGTGTTGCGGGATGATCCTatgaaggggaagaagaagaggagtATTGGGCCTGATGCCTTTAGGAGAGCTGTGAGTTTCTATTCCTGTTGTGAGGCTAGCAAGTGTTTAAGCTAACTTTGTCGTGTAGTTTACAGACTGGCGTATCTGGGTGCACTTCCTCATTACGCTGTGCAACAACGGCCCTCAGCGAGCATTTGACACTTATGCCCCCTCCATCGTCACTAGTTTCGGGTTCGGTAGCCTCGTTAGCAATGCGTTGGCGGCAGTTGGTCTCTTTTTACAAGTTCCCATGTCATTTGCATTTAGTTGGGTCTCTGACCGGTTGTAAGTCGTCCCTGAACTCCGTCTAGGTGGGAATCTCTTGCTAAAGAAGGTGGTACATAGCAACCGCAGAGGAGAAACCGTCATGCTGGGAATGTTCTGCCACCTCCTCGGATACATCTTCAACCGCATCTTCACGCGGGTGAAGCTCCGTGGTGTGCGCTACTTTGGCGTGGTTTGGACACAGACCTTTGGAACATTTTCGCATCCCTTGAACATTGCGTGGTTGTCTCTTACTTGTAAGGATTCGGAGCAGCGCGCACTGGCTATGGCTGGGTACGTTTTCTACATACATGGACTGTCGTCGCTTCGTCATTCTTGTTCTG
This window contains:
- a CDS encoding MFS transporter (similar to Neosartorya fischeri NRRL 181 XP_001257541.1), with product MSTEKEIDSNVQVREDDTASLVVNWTAEEEAKAKRKLDLIIMPILTLGFFCLQLDRGNMANAITDNFMGDVGINQDQFNVGQQMLSLGIVLTEIPSNMILYRVGPGKWLTLQLFLFGTVSTFQAFQRGYGAFIATRFLLGITESGFIPGGLWTLSTWYTRDETAKRVMVFYFGNQIGQASAKLLAYGILHMRGVGGQPGWFWLFALMGAFTILSGFIYGFFLPDSFQKPRSTFLPRVSWFTERELYILQTRVLRDDPMKGKKKRSIGPDAFRRAFTDWRIWVHFLITLCNNGPQRAFDTYAPSIVTSFGFGSLVSNALAAVGLFLQVPMSFAFSWVSDRFNRRGETVMLGMFCHLLGYIFNRIFTRVKLRGVRYFGVVWTQTFGTFSHPLNIAWLSLTCKDSEQRALAMAGVIMNANIAGIYGAQIFRADDKPLYQRGFTVAIAVLSVGLVLATVRWGDDFLHRRRKVRALE